The DNA sequence CTGGCGTGTTACTTCCTGCTCGACCCCGACGGCCGAGCCGAGTCGACGGTGTCCGTCGACATCCCCGGGGTGGGCAGCCTCGGCTGGATGGGCAGCGGCACTCCCCCCGAGCCGGCCCTGCTGGATCTGATCGCGCGGTTCGTGCGGGCCACCCAGGGTGAGCGCGACCTCGAGGCCGCCCTGGCCCGCGAACGGGTCGGTCAGCTGCTGTCGCTGGTCGAGCGGCGGATGCTGCTGCCCGATGCGCTCGGCCAGTTGCTGGACTGGCCGGGTTTCGCGGCGGATCAGCTCACGTGTTCGGCGTGGCCTGCCGGTGCGGGCGCGCTGCTGTCGATGGCGGTGCCGGAAGCGTTGGTCGGCGACGCCCCCGATCTGTGCCTGATGCTGACCACGCAGTCACTCGACGCCACCGACGACCTGTCCCTGCCGTCGGGGCACTCGGCGCTGGTGCCGTTGACGGAGATCGGGTCGGCGATCGGCCAGGCGCGCATCGCGCTCGACCTGGCGCAGCGCCGCGGCCGGCGGGTCGGGCCCGACCAGCTGAGCACGCTCGACAGCCTGCTGGACCAACTCCCGCCCGCGCAGCTCGCCCCGTTCCGTCAGCAGCTCATCGATCCGCTGGCGGAGATGGACCGCCGCCGCGGCACCCAACACGTCCGCACGCTGCGGGCGTTCCTCGCCGCGAACGGTTCCCTCAGCGACACCGCCAGGGACCTGTACCTGCACACCAACACGGTGCGCCACCGGCTGGCCCGGATCCTCGAACTCACCGGCCGAGACCCGTTGAACCGCAACGATCAGGCCGCATTCTCGATCGCACTGCATGCGGTCGACCGCGACGGCAGGCGCGAGTCTCGG is a window from the Mycolicibacterium litorale genome containing:
- a CDS encoding PucR family transcriptional regulator codes for the protein MRALLDASRPGLAVPDASPQDLDRAISWTHITEMRDPSRYLRGGELVCTVGLSLQTPQDCRTFADALATAGAAGVCFGVGDGHDVVPAALLDQCRRRGLPVLVATPSVPFSTVSRYVAEYELGAEIAVARATNALVPELLSALRRHVSARELLDTAGDLLACYFLLDPDGRAESTVSVDIPGVGSLGWMGSGTPPEPALLDLIARFVRATQGERDLEAALARERVGQLLSLVERRMLLPDALGQLLDWPGFAADQLTCSAWPAGAGALLSMAVPEALVGDAPDLCLMLTTQSLDATDDLSLPSGHSALVPLTEIGSAIGQARIALDLAQRRGRRVGPDQLSTLDSLLDQLPPAQLAPFRQQLIDPLAEMDRRRGTQHVRTLRAFLAANGSLSDTARDLYLHTNTVRHRLARILELTGRDPLNRNDQAAFSIALHAVDRDGRRESRG